One genomic region from Streptomyces sp. NBC_01431 encodes:
- a CDS encoding metal-dependent hydrolase produces the protein MMGHSHAVSGALLFAGAAPYLPPMVLHTHLAPQEILMGTVLCAGAALLPDLDHHDGTIANFLGPVSRQLCRFVAWISGGHRHATHSLFFIAAMVLGSWAGIAYLGRPFTLGITFFLLALAVRALNLCPPGHGFHAWGTIVAMSALGTAAIAKFIPSTPGWLPYAIGLGCLAHLLGDSITKRGAPWLWPLKTRYEIVLIKRSGNKVETEILTPLMGIATIVLLWLTVLAPHPLS, from the coding sequence ATGATGGGTCATTCCCATGCCGTCAGCGGCGCGCTGCTCTTCGCGGGCGCCGCACCCTACCTGCCGCCGATGGTGCTCCACACCCATCTGGCGCCGCAGGAGATCCTCATGGGCACTGTGCTGTGCGCCGGCGCCGCCCTGCTGCCCGACCTCGACCATCACGACGGGACGATCGCCAACTTCCTCGGCCCGGTCTCCCGGCAGCTCTGCCGGTTCGTCGCCTGGATCTCGGGCGGTCACCGCCACGCCACCCACTCCCTGTTCTTCATCGCCGCCATGGTTCTCGGCAGTTGGGCCGGGATCGCCTATTTGGGGCGGCCGTTCACACTTGGCATCACCTTCTTCCTGCTCGCCCTGGCTGTGCGAGCGCTCAACCTGTGCCCACCCGGCCACGGCTTCCACGCCTGGGGCACCATCGTTGCCATGTCCGCCCTGGGCACCGCGGCGATCGCCAAGTTCATCCCCTCCACGCCCGGTTGGCTGCCCTACGCCATCGGCCTGGGCTGCCTGGCCCATCTACTCGGCGACTCCATCACCAAACGCGGCGCGCCGTGGCTGTGGCCGCTCAAGACCCGGTACGAAATCGTGCTGATCAAACGCAGCGGCAACAAGGTGGAGACCGAGATACTGACCCCGTTGATGGGCATTGCCACCATCGTGCTGCTGTGGCTGACCGTCCTTGCGCCGCACCCCCTGAGCTGA
- a CDS encoding MarR family transcriptional regulator, which translates to MDDQSPTMRLVHLLRAVTVEFDGLGAEFAARHGLHPTDVRALIHLLDAARSGTRATPGWLGEQLRLNSAGTTALVDRLERLGLLRRSRDTVDRRRVLLEVEEKATELGSAFFGPVIGEVVSVAEGFEAGELETVRRFLTAVLESTARARSV; encoded by the coding sequence ATGGACGATCAGAGCCCCACGATGCGGCTGGTGCACCTGCTGCGCGCGGTCACGGTGGAATTCGATGGACTCGGCGCCGAGTTCGCCGCGCGCCACGGGCTGCATCCCACTGATGTGCGGGCGCTGATCCACCTTCTGGACGCGGCACGGTCCGGTACCCGGGCCACGCCCGGCTGGCTCGGCGAGCAACTGCGCCTGAACTCCGCCGGGACCACCGCGTTGGTGGATCGGCTGGAGCGGCTCGGACTGCTCCGGCGCAGCAGGGACACAGTCGACCGGCGACGCGTGCTTCTGGAGGTGGAGGAGAAGGCGACGGAACTCGGGTCGGCCTTCTTCGGGCCGGTGATCGGCGAGGTGGTGTCCGTCGCCGAGGGTTTCGAGGCGGGCGAGTTGGAGACGGTGCGTCGCTTTCTGACCGCCGTACTGGAGTCCACCGCGCGGGCGCGTTCCGTCTGA
- a CDS encoding alpha/beta fold hydrolase produces the protein MLVPLSSFDLAYDALRTRWPETTEERDIATPYGRSRVHVYGPEGGTPLVLLPGGSATGLVWFANAPALGARYRVHAVDLLGDAGRTQRGGTPLKRADDLTAWLDALLDGLGLARTHLCGHSYGACLAVKYALHAPQRIDRLALIDPTQVFAGFRPGYLLRALPALIRPSQARARAFLAWETAGTHPDETWQRLYALATTVPGRKLIVGGRARADGLRMPVLVLLAERSRTHHAVKVAAQAHRTLPQAKVTLLPGTTHHSLPLTDPGPLNDQLMDFLG, from the coding sequence ATGCTAGTGCCACTCTCCTCCTTCGACCTTGCCTACGACGCCCTTCGGACGCGCTGGCCCGAAACAACTGAGGAACGCGACATCGCCACGCCGTACGGGCGCAGTCGAGTCCATGTGTACGGCCCGGAGGGCGGCACTCCACTCGTGCTGCTGCCCGGCGGCTCGGCCACCGGCCTGGTGTGGTTCGCCAACGCACCGGCTCTCGGCGCGAGATACCGGGTCCACGCGGTTGATCTCCTGGGCGACGCCGGCCGCACCCAAAGAGGGGGAACACCGCTGAAGCGCGCCGACGATCTGACAGCGTGGCTGGACGCGCTGCTGGACGGACTCGGGCTCGCCCGTACGCATCTGTGCGGTCACTCCTACGGCGCCTGCCTGGCCGTCAAGTACGCGCTGCATGCGCCGCAGCGCATCGACCGTCTCGCGCTCATCGACCCCACCCAGGTCTTCGCCGGGTTCCGCCCCGGCTACCTGCTACGCGCGCTGCCCGCCCTGATCCGCCCGAGTCAAGCCCGTGCCCGTGCCTTCCTGGCCTGGGAGACGGCAGGCACCCACCCGGACGAGACCTGGCAGCGCCTCTATGCACTGGCCACCACCGTTCCCGGCCGCAAGCTCATCGTCGGCGGCCGCGCCCGAGCCGACGGCCTGCGCATGCCGGTCCTTGTCCTACTCGCGGAGCGCAGCCGCACCCACCACGCTGTCAAGGTCGCCGCCCAGGCCCACCGGACGCTCCCACAGGCCAAGGTGACACTGCTCCCGGGAACCACCCACCATTCCCTGCCGCTCACCGATCCAGGCCCCCTCAATGACCAGTTGATGGACTTCCTGGGCTGA
- a CDS encoding MFS transporter, with translation MSARTGAAEIGEGVLTPTAHRLIRLSYGFQLLFNLLWWMPVFYAYQREAGLSDGQIFGIQSIYYVAFCLFEIPTGLIADRIGTRNCLRAGAVVMTAANLAPVVSASYTGFLLHFLAIALGRSLASGAASAYLYDGLRAEKCDQHYLKAEGTARALGLAAKVVCWPLVGPLMTVAHTAPYVLSAVSAAGSLACAVALPRLTGTDGRTGETAAGRADGGRRGGAFLRDAGTALRCVASSPWLGLVMVQGVAVFTLSRICQVNLFQPILLDHGIGEASSGAVLAAMTMAEAVASARPQWLSRCLTPVAWVSILSLVLAGTLAAMALGGPWAVVALLCLFAAATGFVYPVQRKLVNDAVPANAPRATLLSIESMVDRAVCALAAVAVGAYLSAGHLDALLLHSALATAVLLGAVQLLLRSGVVERDGAGSSAEAAGAWNPTAAGHHTGESARPTEGARRGPPSDT, from the coding sequence GTGAGCGCGCGCACCGGGGCGGCGGAGATCGGCGAGGGGGTGCTCACGCCCACCGCCCACCGGCTCATCCGCCTCAGCTACGGCTTCCAGCTGCTGTTCAACCTGCTGTGGTGGATGCCGGTCTTCTACGCGTACCAGAGGGAGGCCGGCCTCTCGGACGGGCAGATCTTCGGCATCCAGAGCATCTACTACGTGGCCTTCTGCCTGTTCGAGATCCCGACCGGGCTGATCGCCGACCGGATCGGCACCCGCAACTGCCTGCGGGCGGGCGCTGTGGTGATGACGGCGGCGAACCTGGCTCCGGTGGTCAGCGCCTCCTACACCGGCTTCCTTCTCCACTTCCTCGCCATCGCCCTGGGCCGTTCACTCGCGTCGGGAGCGGCGAGCGCCTACTTGTACGACGGGCTGCGGGCCGAGAAGTGCGACCAGCACTATCTGAAGGCGGAGGGCACCGCACGGGCCCTGGGGCTGGCGGCGAAGGTCGTGTGCTGGCCGCTGGTCGGGCCCCTGATGACGGTCGCCCACACGGCCCCGTACGTGCTCAGCGCCGTCAGCGCCGCGGGCTCCCTCGCCTGCGCCGTCGCGCTGCCACGGCTTACCGGAACGGACGGCCGTACGGGGGAAACGGCCGCCGGCCGCGCGGACGGAGGGCGCAGGGGCGGGGCGTTTCTGCGGGACGCGGGTACCGCGTTGCGCTGCGTGGCTTCGTCGCCGTGGCTGGGCCTGGTGATGGTGCAGGGCGTGGCGGTCTTCACGCTGTCCCGGATCTGCCAGGTCAACCTCTTCCAGCCGATCCTGCTGGACCACGGCATCGGGGAGGCCTCCAGCGGCGCGGTGCTGGCCGCGATGACGATGGCGGAGGCGGTGGCCTCGGCCCGCCCTCAATGGCTGAGCCGTTGCCTGACGCCGGTGGCCTGGGTGTCGATCCTCAGCCTCGTGCTGGCGGGCACCCTGGCGGCCATGGCGCTCGGCGGACCCTGGGCCGTCGTCGCGCTGCTCTGCCTCTTCGCGGCCGCGACCGGCTTTGTGTACCCGGTTCAGCGCAAGCTCGTGAACGACGCGGTGCCCGCGAACGCTCCGCGGGCCACACTGCTGTCGATCGAGAGCATGGTGGACCGCGCGGTGTGCGCGTTGGCCGCGGTCGCGGTGGGCGCCTACCTCTCCGCAGGTCACCTGGACGCCCTGCTGCTGCACAGCGCACTTGCGACCGCGGTGCTGCTCGGGGCCGTCCAACTGCTCCTGCGCAGCGGGGTGGTGGAACGGGATGGCGCCGGGTCCTCAGCGGAAGCCGCCGGGGCCTGGAACCCCACGGCCGCCGGACATCACACCGGAGAATCGGCCCGGCCGACCGAAGGCGCACGCCGCGGACCGCCGTCGGACACCTAA
- a CDS encoding LURP-one-related/scramblase family protein, with protein MRYLVRDRMLAFHEEAWVETEHREKLFKVNRKLLRLRTTFDFVDTHGNQVASIVKKALTLHHTILIKQDGEMVGVISKRAFRMFGDRFKIRLNDGRRLRITGNLWDREFDIQHDGTTLGHISRRWFTIRDAYAVDVMSQPDATLLIILAVCVDHIMEDRKGERLTNI; from the coding sequence ATGCGATATCTGGTACGCGACCGGATGCTGGCTTTCCACGAGGAAGCGTGGGTAGAGACCGAGCACCGGGAAAAGCTGTTCAAGGTCAATCGCAAACTGCTGCGTCTGCGAACCACGTTCGACTTCGTGGACACCCATGGCAACCAGGTCGCGAGCATCGTCAAGAAGGCCCTCACACTGCATCACACCATCCTGATCAAGCAGGACGGCGAGATGGTCGGCGTGATCAGCAAGCGGGCGTTCCGTATGTTCGGGGACCGCTTCAAGATACGTTTGAACGACGGCCGCAGGCTGCGCATCACGGGCAACCTCTGGGATCGCGAGTTCGACATCCAGCACGACGGCACCACCCTGGGTCACATCTCTCGCCGCTGGTTCACCATCCGCGACGCCTACGCGGTCGACGTGATGAGCCAGCCCGACGCGACACTGCTGATCATCCTGGCCGTGTGTGTGGACCACATCATGGAGGACCGCAAGGGCGAACGCCTCACCAATATCTGA
- a CDS encoding peroxiredoxin translates to MSRRIEVGDTVEDFTLPDETGTARALSDLLADGPVVLFFYPAALTPGCTAQACHFRDLAAEFAAVGAHPVGISADPVDRQQQFAERHTLGMPLLSDPDGVVRARFGVARGFSLAPTKRVTFVIGRDRTVIEVIRSEIRMGVHADRALAALRAQH, encoded by the coding sequence GTGAGCCGTCGTATCGAAGTCGGAGACACAGTCGAAGACTTCACGCTCCCCGACGAGACCGGTACCGCGCGCGCCCTCTCGGACCTGCTGGCCGACGGGCCCGTGGTGCTGTTCTTCTACCCGGCGGCGCTGACTCCCGGTTGTACTGCCCAAGCCTGCCACTTCCGCGATCTCGCGGCGGAGTTCGCCGCCGTCGGTGCACACCCCGTGGGGATCAGTGCCGACCCCGTCGACCGCCAGCAGCAGTTCGCAGAGCGCCACACCCTGGGGATGCCGCTGCTGTCCGACCCCGACGGCGTGGTGCGTGCGCGCTTCGGCGTTGCCCGGGGTTTCTCCCTCGCGCCCACCAAGCGCGTCACGTTCGTCATTGGCCGGGACCGCACGGTCATCGAGGTGATCCGCAGCGAGATCAGGATGGGCGTACACGCCGACCGTGCGCTCGCCGCGCTGCGCGCGCAGCACTGA
- a CDS encoding DoxX family protein, translating into MYLAGLLAGAAVAHCAVPKQFDSLVPRALPGSPRMWTYTSGAVELALAVGLTAPRTRRAAALATAGYFVAVFPANVQMAADWWHRPAPFRAVALGRLPLQVPLVRWALGVAKNEGGRS; encoded by the coding sequence CTGTATCTGGCCGGACTGCTCGCCGGGGCAGCGGTGGCGCACTGCGCCGTCCCGAAGCAGTTCGACTCGCTCGTACCGCGGGCTCTGCCGGGCTCTCCTCGTATGTGGACCTACACCAGCGGCGCCGTCGAGCTGGCGCTGGCGGTTGGGCTCACCGCGCCGCGGACCCGCCGTGCCGCCGCGCTGGCCACCGCGGGGTACTTCGTCGCGGTGTTCCCGGCCAACGTGCAGATGGCCGCCGACTGGTGGCACCGCCCCGCGCCTTTCAGGGCGGTCGCACTGGGGCGGTTGCCGCTGCAGGTACCGCTGGTCCGGTGGGCCCTGGGCGTGGCGAAGAACGAGGGGGGCCGGTCGTGA
- a CDS encoding Rieske 2Fe-2S domain-containing protein: MGSPGRGHGEGRDVTAQSLLKALDALGDANQLDKITGPLQRAVRALPLGPYRAVLQGRPIGHPLHPVLVQVPIGAWTSAAVLDLVPGAGRNARLLVGMGVVSAVPAAWAGWVDWAEQPERQLRTGVVHAVSNGVAIGLYAGSWVVRGRGKPVFGRLLGFAGLTVASVAGMIGGHLAYRQAVGANKTEPIDHLVEPGWHPVGSAAEFSEGQAVRRMLGGVPLLVVRERDGAFHVLVDRCSHMAGPLSQGKVADGCVECPWHGSVFRLADGRNVGGPATAPQPTFETRLTEEGMLEVRLPGAV, encoded by the coding sequence GTGGGCTCCCCGGGACGAGGCCACGGGGAAGGGCGTGATGTCACGGCTCAGAGCCTGCTCAAGGCTCTGGACGCGCTCGGTGACGCCAACCAGCTGGACAAGATCACTGGTCCGCTGCAGAGGGCTGTCCGTGCGTTGCCCCTGGGTCCGTACCGCGCTGTCCTTCAGGGGCGGCCGATCGGACATCCGCTGCACCCCGTGCTGGTACAGGTGCCGATCGGTGCGTGGACGTCCGCGGCGGTGCTCGACCTCGTGCCGGGCGCAGGGCGCAATGCGCGTCTGCTGGTGGGTATGGGGGTCGTCTCCGCCGTTCCGGCTGCTTGGGCGGGGTGGGTGGACTGGGCGGAGCAGCCCGAGCGGCAGTTGCGTACCGGAGTGGTGCACGCGGTGTCGAACGGCGTGGCCATCGGCCTGTATGCCGGCTCCTGGGTGGTACGGGGCCGAGGCAAGCCGGTGTTCGGCCGGCTCCTGGGGTTCGCCGGGCTGACCGTGGCCAGCGTCGCCGGAATGATCGGGGGCCATCTGGCCTATCGGCAGGCGGTGGGTGCCAACAAGACTGAGCCGATCGACCACCTGGTGGAGCCGGGGTGGCATCCGGTGGGCAGCGCCGCGGAGTTCTCCGAGGGGCAGGCGGTCCGGCGGATGCTGGGCGGGGTCCCTCTGCTCGTGGTCCGGGAGCGGGACGGCGCATTCCACGTCCTGGTCGACCGGTGCAGCCACATGGCGGGTCCCCTGTCCCAGGGCAAGGTGGCCGACGGGTGCGTCGAGTGCCCGTGGCACGGCAGTGTCTTCCGCTTGGCGGACGGCCGGAACGTTGGGGGCCCGGCCACGGCACCGCAGCCGACCTTCGAAACCCGGCTGACGGAGGAAGGCATGCTGGAGGTCAGGCTGCCCGGCGCGGTCTGA
- a CDS encoding phospholipase, with protein sequence MIGATILGTTPAAAADQRHAIYAIAHRVDTLDGVDAALNHGANGIEIDVCAWYNPNEWRAYHDCSSAGENRYGPSFDSMIDRIVSNAKTGRRLALVWLDIKDPNYCGEAPNRTCSVAGLRDKAQRLTAAGIQVLYGFYEYHGGSTPDVGGRGWKSLEGKLGPLEGITTTGTRDQAQGAFNRSGSGFPAGHRAMDYGDSDITKGFGNCTEATWNTCAELKKGAGDRAAGKLAATFSWTTTYNDPWYVDKLLGDAHVDGIIAGYGAFTGVREYDNSWQCANAINLVRDWVNHHSSTHRMATSGDRLFR encoded by the coding sequence ATGATCGGCGCCACCATACTCGGTACGACCCCGGCGGCAGCGGCCGATCAGCGTCACGCGATCTACGCCATCGCGCACCGGGTCGACACCCTGGACGGTGTGGACGCCGCGCTCAACCATGGTGCCAACGGCATCGAGATCGACGTGTGTGCCTGGTACAACCCGAACGAATGGCGCGCCTATCACGACTGTTCCTCGGCCGGTGAGAACCGGTACGGCCCCAGCTTCGACAGCATGATCGACCGCATCGTCTCCAATGCCAAGACCGGACGCCGGCTGGCGCTGGTCTGGCTGGACATCAAGGACCCCAACTACTGCGGAGAAGCACCCAACCGCACCTGTAGCGTTGCCGGTCTGCGCGACAAGGCCCAGAGGCTGACGGCTGCCGGGATCCAGGTGCTCTACGGCTTCTACGAGTACCACGGCGGCAGCACCCCCGACGTCGGCGGCAGGGGCTGGAAGAGCCTCGAAGGCAAACTCGGCCCGCTGGAGGGCATCACGACGACCGGGACCCGCGACCAGGCTCAGGGCGCCTTCAACCGGTCCGGCTCCGGATTCCCGGCCGGTCACCGGGCAATGGACTACGGCGACAGCGACATCACCAAGGGGTTCGGCAACTGCACCGAAGCCACCTGGAACACGTGCGCGGAACTCAAGAAGGGCGCCGGGGACCGTGCCGCCGGAAAGCTCGCGGCCACGTTCTCCTGGACGACCACCTACAACGACCCCTGGTACGTCGACAAGCTGCTGGGTGACGCACATGTCGACGGCATCATCGCGGGCTACGGCGCCTTCACCGGAGTTCGCGAGTACGACAACAGCTGGCAGTGCGCCAACGCCATCAACCTCGTACGCGACTGGGTGAACCACCACAGCTCCACCCATCGCATGGCCACCAGCGGCGACCGCCTCTTCAGGTAG
- a CDS encoding VWA domain-containing protein, with protein sequence MSGSQNYINHVALVLDASSSMSHLSSKVVEVADQQIAYLARRSGELDQETRVTVYVFADKVECVIYDKDVLRMPSLKQLYRVGGMTALLAAALKSQGELAQTAQLYGDHSFLTFVLTDGQENASHRCPDAPAKNPRELVAAVSDMIATQDDNWTLAVLVPDQMGKREAMQCGFPKDNIAIWDATSTRGLEEAGQVIRQATENFMVGRTQGIRGSRAVFSTGSEAVNKDTIKAAGLTPVDPSEYQLIPVARDAAIRDWVIECGHAYRTGCAFYQLSKTEKIQAQKQIAVLEKKTDRVYTGPEARALLGLPNTEARVKPDHNDDFTIFVQSTSVNRKLVAHTRLLLMI encoded by the coding sequence ATGTCCGGAAGCCAGAACTACATCAACCACGTTGCTCTCGTGTTGGATGCCAGTTCGTCGATGTCGCACCTGAGTAGCAAGGTCGTCGAGGTCGCCGACCAGCAGATCGCGTACCTTGCCCGGCGATCGGGGGAGCTGGACCAGGAGACCCGCGTGACGGTGTACGTCTTCGCGGACAAGGTGGAGTGCGTCATCTACGACAAGGACGTGCTGCGGATGCCGTCGCTGAAGCAGCTGTACCGGGTCGGTGGGATGACGGCGCTGCTGGCGGCCGCGCTGAAATCGCAGGGAGAGCTGGCGCAGACCGCTCAACTGTACGGCGACCACAGCTTCCTGACGTTCGTCCTGACCGACGGGCAGGAGAACGCAAGCCATCGCTGCCCCGATGCACCTGCCAAGAATCCGCGTGAACTGGTGGCGGCCGTCTCCGACATGATCGCGACGCAGGACGACAACTGGACGCTGGCCGTCCTTGTGCCGGACCAGATGGGCAAGCGCGAGGCCATGCAGTGCGGGTTCCCGAAGGACAACATCGCCATCTGGGACGCCACGAGCACCCGGGGTCTGGAGGAGGCCGGGCAGGTCATCCGGCAGGCCACCGAGAACTTCATGGTGGGCCGCACCCAGGGCATCCGCGGATCGCGGGCGGTGTTCTCCACGGGCTCGGAGGCGGTCAACAAGGACACCATCAAGGCGGCCGGTCTCACCCCCGTGGACCCGTCGGAGTACCAGCTGATACCGGTGGCTCGTGACGCGGCGATCCGCGACTGGGTCATCGAATGCGGGCATGCCTACCGCACCGGTTGTGCGTTCTACCAGCTGAGCAAGACGGAGAAGATCCAGGCGCAGAAGCAGATAGCGGTGCTCGAGAAGAAGACGGACCGGGTGTACACGGGCCCCGAGGCCCGCGCCCTGCTCGGCCTGCCGAACACCGAGGCCCGCGTCAAGCCGGACCACAACGACGACTTCACCATCTTCGTGCAGAGCACCAGCGTGAACCGGAAGCTCGTGGCTCACACCCGACTCCTGCTGATGATCTGA